GTTGAACTACATGTACACGGCCAAGATTTCTGTGAAGATAAAGGACGTGAATTTGATGATTTCTTCAGGCCAAATACTCGGAATCCGTTTTCTGGACAAACTCTGTTCACAGAAGCGTGACATGTCCACTGAAGAAAGGAACGGCCAAAATGACAAACCCTTTCCCTGTGATATTCTCAAAATGGCTCTCCCTACTGATGACCCTACATTGGGCCAGGATAACGACTTGCAGGTGCTAGGTGACCATGACGACACTCCTACTGACGACCTTGTTGAAGAGCCGATGACCAATCACGACTTGGACAAATCGCCCAACACGGCGTTGAGAGTGACGGAATGGCCTCCTGCCAATGAGGACGTGCACAAGGTGAGCTGTTACGACCAGGACGTGGAACCCTTGGACACGGAGCAAAAAGACCTGGCGGGTCACACCACAACAAACTTAGCGTTCGCTGACAGCATCGGCGAGGTGAAGGACGAGCAGCCCCCCGGTTGGACCACAGCCACGACGGACATGAAGTTTGAGTACCTCCTCTACGGCCAACGGGAACAGCTCGCCTGCCAGATCTGTGGAAAGACCTTCATCGACGAGAACCGTTTGAGGAAACACGAAAAGCTGCACTCGGCCGAACGTCCGTTCATCTGTGAAATCTGCAGCAAAGCCTTCACTACCCAGGCTCACCTGAAGGAGCATCTGAAGATCCACACAGGCTTCAAGCCCTACCGCTGCGACGTGTGTGGCAAGTCCTTCATCCGAGCGCCTGACCTCAAGAAGCACGAGCGGGTCCACAGCAACGAGCGTCCCTTCGCCTGCCAGATGTGCGACAAGGCCTTCAAGCACAAGTCCCACCTGAAGGACCACGAGAGGCGCCACAGGGGCGAGAAGCCTTTCGTCTGCAGCTCGTGCACCAAGGCCTTTGCTAAAGCCTCAGACCTAAAGAGACATGAAAACAACATGCACAGCGAGAGGAAGCAGATGCCGCCCAGCGCCCTGCAGACCGA
Above is a window of Oncorhynchus kisutch isolate 150728-3 linkage group LG18, Okis_V2, whole genome shotgun sequence DNA encoding:
- the LOC109909802 gene encoding zinc finger and BTB domain-containing protein 14-like; protein product: MLQFRAGAARPSAYARPQANNTQSVLFPFDSLTYIGDVLKGTTYCSTEYQSKMSETVKYMDDEHKTIFLKILNEQRLEGEHCDIAVVVEDVKFRAHRCVLAACSNYFKKLFKKHEVDNSSVIEIDFIRSDIFEEVLNYMYTAKISVKIKDVNLMISSGQILGIRFLDKLCSQKRDMSTEERNGQNDKPFPCDILKMALPTDDPTLGQDNDLQVLGDHDDTPTDDLVEEPMTNHDLDKSPNTALRVTEWPPANEDVHKVSCYDQDVEPLDTEQKDLAGHTTTNLAFADSIGEVKDEQPPGWTTATTDMKFEYLLYGQREQLACQICGKTFIDENRLRKHEKLHSAERPFICEICSKAFTTQAHLKEHLKIHTGFKPYRCDVCGKSFIRAPDLKKHERVHSNERPFACQMCDKAFKHKSHLKDHERRHRGEKPFVCSSCTKAFAKASDLKRHENNMHSERKQMPPSALQTETEQLQAAAMAAEAEQQLDSIACS